A single Clostridia bacterium DNA region contains:
- a CDS encoding cobyrinic acid a,c-diamide synthase, with amino-acid sequence SQVVNLETEAVRFLYRVQRGFGIDGRVDGILYRQVLAAYNHIYAPAHPEWAANFLSLASGHERLKAAGQTV; translated from the coding sequence TCCCAGGTGGTGAACCTGGAAACCGAAGCAGTTCGCTTCCTCTACCGGGTCCAGCGCGGCTTTGGCATCGATGGCCGGGTGGATGGCATCCTTTACCGGCAGGTCTTGGCCGCCTATAACCATATATACGCTCCCGCCCACCCGGAGTGGGCAGCCAACTTTTTGTCCTTGGCCAGCGGCCACGAAAGACTAAAAGCAGCTGGCCAAACCGTTTAG